The stretch of DNA ATGCCCGCGACGGCCAGTGTGGCGGCGACGAGCAAGGCGGCCATCAGTGCCCGGCCAGCGCCATCGGCACCGGCGGGAAAGCCCAGCCCGGTTGCGGCCAGCCACAGCAGCAGCACGGCGATGCCGCCGCCCGCCGCCAGGATCGCCGCCCGGGTGATGCCAAGCCGTGCCGCCAATGTGCCGGCCCAGCCCGCGACCGGCCGGGCGCAGAAATAGCCGCAGAGGATCGCCGCCGCCCAGTCGCGCAGCTCGGCTGCCGACAGCCCTGCCGGCCCGGTTGCGAGTGCGGCGGGCACCGCCAGCACCAGCAGCGCCAGCAGTTCGCGCGCCGACCGCGCGGTCCGCGCCCGTCCGGCGGCTTTCGCGGCCGGGGCGGAGACGCCGCGCCCGGTGGTCTGTTCGGCGGTGCGCCCGCTATCGGTCACTTTTCCCCTTTCCGGCCATTAACCCTCCGGTCACCCCGCCTTGGCATCCGGGATGTGCATACAGACGGTTGAGGTCTGGCGCACTCCGGCCTATCTGGCGTGCGGAACCAAAAACAAGCGGGTAAGACCATGGCTGAGTTCGCGTTGCCCAAGAACAGCGTCATTCGCAAGGATGGCAAGACCTTCCCGGCCGCGCCGGGGGCGACGCGCGTCAAACGCTTCAAGATCTACCGCTACGATCCCGACAGCGGCGAAAACCCGCGCTACGACACGTTCGAGGTCGATCTCGACAGCTGCGGGCCGATGGTCCTTGATGCGCTCATCAAGATCAAGGGCGAGCAGGACAGCTCGCTCACCTTCCGCCGGTCGTGCCGCGAGGGCATTTGCGGCAGCTGCTCGATGAACATCGACGGGCGCAACACGCTCGCCTGCACCAAGGCGATCGAGGATGTGAAGGGCGATATCCGGATCACCCCGCTGCCGCATATGGACGTGGTCAAGGATCTGGTCCCCGATTTCAGCCATTTCTACGCGCAATATGCGTCGATCCAGCCCTGGCTGAAGACGGTGACGCCGCCGCCCTCGGGCAAGGAAAGGCTGCAGACCCCCGAAGACCGGGCGAAGCTCGACGGGCTGTACGAATGCATCCTGTGCGCCTGCTGCTCGACCTCGTGCCCGAGCTATTGGTGGAACTCCGACAAGTTCCTCGGCCCGGCGATCCTGCTCCAGGCCTATCGCTGGCTGGCCGACAGCCGCGATGAGCAGACCGGCGAGCGTCTGGACGAGCTGGAGGATCCGTTCCGCCTGTATCGCTGCCACACGATCATGAACTGCGCCAATGTCTGCCCCAAGGGGCTGAGCCCGGCCAAGGCGATCGCCGAGGTCAAGAAGATGGTCGTCGAACGCGCGATCTGATGCAGGCCGTGCCGGTGCCCCGCACCGGCGCAGCCGCTCCGGCGACAGGGTGAACAGACATGGCAGCACGCGCCCCCGCGCATGATATCGACGCCGCGCCGGACACCGATGCGGCAGAGGCGCTTGCGGCCGAGATCCGCCATCCGGCGTTCATCCACGATCCGCATCCCGATCATCCGGGCTGGCTGCGCTGGGAATTGTCGGATGCGGACCGGTTCAACACCGCGCTCGGCCCGCTGATCGTCCGGCGCGACGGGGATGGCCGGGTGCGGCTGCGCGCCTTTCCGGCCCGCGCCCAGTCCAACCTGTCGGACAATGTGCATGGCGGGGCGCTGCTTGGCATGATCGATGTCGCGCTGTTCGCGACCGCGCGGCTGCACGGCATTGTCGAGGCCGGGGTGGCGGTCACGCTCGACCTGTCGACCCAGTTCATCGCCGGCGCGGCGATCGACCGGCCGCTCGACCTCGTCTCTGAGGTGCTGCGCGAAACCGGGCGGCTGGTGTTCGTCCGCGGGCTGATCGAGCAGCAGGACGCAGCCGGCGGGACGCAGATCTGCGCCAGCTATTCGGGAACGATCCGCAAGCCCGCGCGGCGCTGAGCGTTGTATGTCGCGCGCCCGACGGCGCGGTCGCGGCGCCGAGAGTTTGTTGATTGGGAAGAACGGCACCGGCCCGCTCCCCCACCCGGCCACCCATAGCGTATCCTGCCGTTGGGTGGCCGGGTGGGGGAGCGGGCCGGTGCCGCCCCCGCGCCGTCAGGCGCGACACAAACATA from Sphingomonas changnyeongensis encodes:
- a CDS encoding succinate dehydrogenase iron-sulfur subunit; translated protein: MAEFALPKNSVIRKDGKTFPAAPGATRVKRFKIYRYDPDSGENPRYDTFEVDLDSCGPMVLDALIKIKGEQDSSLTFRRSCREGICGSCSMNIDGRNTLACTKAIEDVKGDIRITPLPHMDVVKDLVPDFSHFYAQYASIQPWLKTVTPPPSGKERLQTPEDRAKLDGLYECILCACCSTSCPSYWWNSDKFLGPAILLQAYRWLADSRDEQTGERLDELEDPFRLYRCHTIMNCANVCPKGLSPAKAIAEVKKMVVERAI
- a CDS encoding PaaI family thioesterase — translated: MAARAPAHDIDAAPDTDAAEALAAEIRHPAFIHDPHPDHPGWLRWELSDADRFNTALGPLIVRRDGDGRVRLRAFPARAQSNLSDNVHGGALLGMIDVALFATARLHGIVEAGVAVTLDLSTQFIAGAAIDRPLDLVSEVLRETGRLVFVRGLIEQQDAAGGTQICASYSGTIRKPARR